One genomic segment of Catalinimonas alkaloidigena includes these proteins:
- a CDS encoding sugar phosphate isomerase/epimerase family protein: MRRRIFIKQSFAISAGLGVAGFACNSSSKKGAEGEETVGTTAAASGEPLFKISLAEWSLNSYLFNPEIRSMPFNVIAEKFQSDYNTIVSGSKISNLEFPAKARELGIDGVEFVNQFFYDKAKNIEYLSELKNRCNSEGVEALLIMCDLEGELGNPDAAERAKAVENHYKWVDAAKFLGCHSIRVNASSQGSFEEQQKLAADGLGSLAEYAEKAGINVLVENHGGLSSNGEWLAGVMKMANRSNLGTLPDFGNFCIKTEGYSPENPTPECLDEYDRYKGVTELMPFAKGVSAKTHEFNSEGEEIHTDYEKMMRIVLDAGYRGYVGIEYEGNDLEAVEGIKATKSLLEKVRERLTPEYA, encoded by the coding sequence ATGAGACGTAGAATTTTCATCAAGCAATCTTTTGCCATATCAGCAGGCTTAGGGGTTGCCGGATTTGCTTGTAATAGCTCTTCAAAAAAAGGTGCTGAAGGAGAGGAAACGGTCGGAACCACAGCGGCTGCTTCGGGGGAACCGCTCTTTAAAATTTCTCTTGCAGAGTGGTCTTTAAACAGTTATTTATTCAATCCGGAAATCAGGAGTATGCCTTTTAATGTAATCGCCGAAAAATTTCAGAGCGATTACAATACTATTGTCTCCGGCAGTAAAATCAGTAATCTTGAGTTCCCTGCCAAAGCCCGTGAGTTAGGCATTGATGGTGTAGAATTCGTAAACCAGTTCTTTTACGACAAAGCCAAAAACATTGAATACCTGAGTGAGCTTAAAAATCGCTGCAATAGTGAAGGGGTAGAAGCATTACTGATCATGTGTGATCTGGAAGGTGAACTTGGTAACCCGGATGCTGCTGAGCGAGCAAAAGCTGTAGAAAACCATTATAAATGGGTAGATGCTGCTAAGTTTTTAGGTTGCCATTCAATCCGTGTCAATGCTTCCAGCCAGGGGAGCTTTGAAGAACAACAAAAGCTCGCTGCCGACGGACTGGGTTCGTTAGCTGAATATGCCGAGAAAGCAGGCATCAATGTACTGGTAGAAAACCACGGTGGCTTATCCAGTAATGGAGAGTGGCTGGCAGGTGTAATGAAAATGGCGAATCGTTCTAACCTGGGCACTTTACCTGACTTTGGTAACTTCTGTATTAAAACAGAAGGTTATTCTCCTGAAAACCCTACTCCCGAATGTTTAGATGAGTACGATAGGTATAAAGGCGTTACTGAGCTGATGCCATTTGCCAAAGGAGTAAGTGCCAAGACACATGAGTTTAATTCTGAGGGAGAGGAGATTCATACTGACTATGAAAAAATGATGCGCATTGTACTAGATGCAGGCTATCGTGGCTATGTAGGAATAGAATATGAAGGTAACGACCTGGAAGCTGTGGAAGGTATCAAGGCCACCAAGAGCTTGCTGGAAAAAGTAAGAGAGCGTCTTACACCTGAATATGCCTAA
- a CDS encoding tryptophan 2,3-dioxygenase family protein: MIDKITLSPEVLEKLEKLSDKFAKQGQSLSDYLEGLEHADYLSYWDYIELETLLSLQKPRTDQKDEMVFVTYHQITELYFKLILWELEQINAGELTEASVFYDKVQRMNRYFRQLTDSFSIMTEGLDRQQFAKFRMTLMPSSGFQSVQYRLIEIFATDLINLVHADYVLWLSPDDPIDAYMDNLYWKAGARDIQSGTKTLTLRQFEEKYDKMMTRKAKEYKQKHLRKRMQRFIKEGDADIITALREFDQWANVQWPLAHFKAAVRHLVNNNQVKGATGGTNWRKYLPPRFQRVVFFPELWSEEEKENWGKSWVMKQVGDKSEKET; this comes from the coding sequence ATGATTGATAAAATTACACTCTCTCCGGAAGTATTGGAGAAACTGGAAAAGCTTTCAGATAAGTTTGCCAAGCAAGGTCAAAGCCTATCTGATTATCTTGAAGGGCTGGAACATGCCGATTATCTCTCTTACTGGGATTATATTGAGCTTGAAACACTGCTTAGCCTCCAGAAGCCCCGTACGGACCAAAAGGATGAGATGGTCTTTGTTACCTATCATCAGATTACAGAACTTTATTTCAAATTGATTTTGTGGGAACTGGAGCAAATTAATGCCGGTGAGCTTACTGAAGCTTCAGTCTTTTATGACAAAGTACAGCGTATGAATCGCTACTTCAGGCAACTCACCGATTCCTTCTCTATCATGACAGAAGGTTTGGACAGACAACAATTTGCTAAGTTCAGAATGACATTGATGCCTTCCAGTGGATTTCAGTCTGTACAATATCGCCTCATAGAAATCTTTGCTACTGACTTAATCAACCTGGTGCATGCTGACTATGTCCTTTGGCTTTCTCCCGATGATCCTATTGATGCCTACATGGATAACCTGTACTGGAAGGCCGGGGCCCGGGATATACAGAGTGGTACCAAGACCCTTACTTTGCGTCAGTTTGAAGAGAAGTACGATAAAATGATGACTCGCAAAGCCAAAGAGTACAAGCAGAAACATCTCCGCAAACGTATGCAGCGCTTTATAAAAGAAGGCGATGCTGACATCATTACAGCGCTGCGGGAGTTTGACCAATGGGCAAATGTACAATGGCCTTTGGCCCATTTCAAAGCAGCAGTACGTCACCTTGTCAACAATAATCAAGTAAAAGGAGCAACAGGTGGTACCAACTGGCGCAAGTACTTACCCCCCCGCTTTCAACGCGTAGTATTCTTCCCAGAATTATGGTCGGAAGAAGAGAAAGAAAACTGGGGCAAATCCTGGGTAATGAAACAAGTGGGTGATAAAAGCGAAAAAGAAACTTAA
- a CDS encoding TVP38/TMEM64 family protein, which translates to MSVKSRIKKKLQEREEQRKQSIWVFVLSGTVVLALALSYFLIPSVQDFMSTAYEVLTSDDHQRIKDWVNGFGFWGPLIIVAAMVVQMFLIVIPSPLLMIVSTLAYGPWWGSVISYVAVAVAATIAYFIGYHASNAFIDKIIGQKSAEKVNGYIQKYGVWAVVLFRVSPFLSNDAISFVAGLGEMRYVKFITATTAGIIPLIAMIAILGKNTERLETGMLWISGATIVGFAVYFLIRWYKNKKHQQAAG; encoded by the coding sequence ATGAGTGTCAAGAGCAGGATTAAGAAAAAACTCCAGGAAAGGGAAGAACAACGTAAGCAAAGTATTTGGGTATTTGTATTGAGTGGAACCGTAGTGTTAGCATTGGCTCTTTCTTATTTTTTGATCCCTAGCGTGCAAGATTTTATGAGTACTGCCTATGAGGTGCTTACCAGCGACGATCATCAGCGAATTAAAGACTGGGTAAACGGGTTTGGTTTTTGGGGACCACTGATCATCGTAGCAGCGATGGTTGTTCAGATGTTCTTGATTGTGATCCCCTCTCCTTTACTTATGATTGTCTCTACATTAGCTTATGGCCCATGGTGGGGTTCTGTGATTTCTTATGTTGCAGTCGCTGTAGCGGCTACTATAGCGTATTTCATAGGCTATCATGCCAGCAATGCCTTTATAGATAAAATTATTGGCCAGAAGTCTGCTGAAAAAGTCAATGGGTACATTCAAAAGTATGGGGTATGGGCAGTAGTATTGTTCAGAGTCTCACCATTTTTATCTAATGATGCCATTAGTTTTGTGGCTGGCCTGGGAGAAATGCGCTATGTGAAATTTATAACAGCTACCACTGCCGGTATTATTCCTCTTATTGCGATGATAGCGATTTTGGGAAAAAATACCGAGCGCTTAGAGACAGGTATGCTTTGGATTTCAGGAGCAACAATAGTGGGTTTTGCCGTTTATTTCTTAATCAGATGGTATAAAAATAAAAAACATCAACAGGCAGCAGGCTAA
- a CDS encoding class I SAM-dependent methyltransferase, which yields MLPSIEEEKKRYQQHHNSIEDKGYVSFLEKSIEPILPYLKEGMQGLDYGCGPAPVLVQLLHQKYCLHCDHYDLYFFPKKPEKKYDFIFSTETFEHFFQPGKELLNLYSLLRPKGLLCVMTNLYHSLAGFEQWWYRRDITHVCFYHTDTFHFIAHHFGFHILYHDRKQVVILQKT from the coding sequence ATGCTTCCGTCTATTGAAGAAGAAAAAAAACGTTATCAGCAGCATCATAATAGCATTGAAGATAAAGGCTACGTGAGCTTTCTTGAAAAGTCTATTGAACCCATATTGCCTTATCTGAAAGAAGGCATGCAGGGTTTAGACTATGGCTGTGGCCCTGCGCCTGTACTTGTACAGCTATTACATCAGAAGTACTGCTTGCATTGTGATCATTATGATCTTTATTTTTTTCCTAAAAAGCCTGAAAAAAAGTATGACTTCATATTTTCTACTGAAACCTTTGAGCATTTCTTCCAGCCGGGCAAAGAACTATTGAACTTGTACAGCCTATTGCGTCCCAAAGGCCTCCTTTGTGTAATGACCAATCTATACCATTCATTAGCAGGCTTTGAGCAGTGGTGGTACCGCAGAGATATTACGCATGTTTGCTTCTATCATACCGACACATTTCATTTTATCGCACACCACTTTGGGTTCCACATACTTTATCATGATCGGAAGCAGGTGGTGATTCTTCAAAAGACTTGA
- the dapA gene encoding 4-hydroxy-tetrahydrodipicolinate synthase gives MDKLFRGTYTAIITPFNEQNEIDWDDFEKLVEKQIESGVEGIVFVGTTGESPTLSHEEHKEILRWSVKTINGRCQVIHGTGSNNTRESIELAMVAADAGADGHLVINPYYNKPTPEGLYRHFTAIADAVDLPIIIYNIKGRTAINLETDNLLRLAAHKNIVGVKEASGDIHQMMDVMRRTADDFCVLVGDDALTLPFMACGGDGLISVVSNCLPHTTSEMVRDCLNGEWDKARSSYYRILDIMNLSMKETNPIPIKAIMHHLGYCNPKIRLPLCEPTEATMKEIEKHIKLINELG, from the coding sequence ATGGACAAACTTTTTCGGGGTACGTATACTGCCATCATTACACCTTTCAACGAACAAAATGAAATTGACTGGGACGATTTTGAAAAACTGGTAGAGAAGCAGATAGAATCAGGCGTAGAGGGGATCGTATTTGTAGGCACTACAGGAGAAAGTCCTACCCTTTCCCATGAAGAACATAAAGAAATTTTGCGTTGGTCGGTGAAGACTATCAATGGCAGGTGTCAGGTCATTCATGGTACCGGCTCTAACAATACCCGGGAAAGTATAGAACTGGCAATGGTAGCAGCTGATGCCGGTGCGGATGGCCACCTGGTAATCAACCCTTATTACAATAAACCTACTCCTGAAGGCTTATATCGCCACTTTACCGCTATTGCTGATGCGGTAGATTTGCCCATTATTATTTATAATATCAAAGGGAGAACAGCAATCAACCTGGAAACGGATAATTTGCTGAGGCTGGCAGCGCATAAGAATATCGTAGGGGTAAAAGAAGCCAGTGGAGATATTCATCAGATGATGGATGTGATGCGCCGTACCGCGGATGACTTCTGTGTATTGGTAGGGGATGACGCTCTCACCTTACCTTTTATGGCTTGTGGAGGTGATGGCTTGATCTCCGTCGTATCTAACTGTCTCCCTCATACAACCTCTGAAATGGTACGTGATTGTCTGAACGGAGAATGGGACAAAGCGCGCAGCTCCTATTATCGTATCCTGGATATTATGAACCTGAGTATGAAAGAGACCAACCCTATTCCAATCAAGGCCATAATGCACCACTTAGGTTATTGCAACCCCAAAATCAGGCTTCCTTTATGTGAGCCTACTGAAGCTACAATGAAAGAAATAGAGAAACACATCAAACTAATCAATGAACTGGGGTAA